Proteins from a single region of Argopecten irradians isolate NY chromosome 7, Ai_NY, whole genome shotgun sequence:
- the LOC138326818 gene encoding uncharacterized protein, with product MILKTKKMKCVMAFGCLILMLLSIPRISKRQKAKNDHPNITLFTAWSTFPERYEVFNNTLRNWPLLQPHVKLYLFTNDFIPGQVEYEKLGWTILPIYRTIKGCGVLKDLYLRVMQLEPESKVYAMVNGDILLTGNFLKNLHDITSSPLLKDKTYFLTGRKLNITNVTREEASSWENIERASKRGVLVNEMWGIDYYITPPSYHWHLYPDFQLWRSFYDNWMIWDARRMGYIVIDATQTLLAPHQNAPYPKNRGNVFNNLNYMKVNRSILYTKGTIPCCEYHTVLENGMVTLKRRDTIPDRCNLLN from the coding sequence ATGATTCTGAAGACGAAGAAAATGAAATGTGTCATGGCATTTGGATGTCTGATTCTGATGTTGCTTTCCATCCCACGTATCTCAAAAAGACAAAAGGCCAAGAACGATCATCCAAACATCACTTTGTTTACAGCATGGAGTACATTTCCTGAAAGATATGAAGTATTTAACAACACGTTGCGGAATTGGCCATTGCTACAACCACATGTGAAGCTCTATCTGTTCACCAATGACTTCATACCGGGTCAGGTCGAGTATGAAAAGTTAGGATGGACAATACTACCCATATATCGAACAATCAAAGGTTGTGGTGTTTTAAAAGATTTGTATcttagagtaatgcaacttgaACCAGAATCAAAGGTATACGCTATGGTCAACGGCGATATTCTTTTAACAGGTAATTTTCTCAAAAACTTGCATGATATTACCTCATCGCCGTTACTTAAGGATAAAACGTACTTTTTAACAGGGAGAAAACtaaatattacaaatgtaaCACGGGAGGAAGCAAGTTCCTGGGAAAATATCGAAAGAGCTTCGAAAAGAGGAGTTTTGGTAAACGAGATGTGGGGAATTGACTATTACATAACACCTCCAAGCTATCATTGGCACTTGTACCCCGATTTTCAGCTTTGGCGAAGTTTTTACGATAATTGGATGATTTGGGACGCTAGACGAATGGGTTATATAGTGATCGATGCCACTCAGACACTTCTGGCTCCCCATCAAAATGCTCCTTATCCAAAGAATCGTGGTAATGTCTTCAATAACCTCAATTATATGAAAGTGAATCGATCTATACTCTACACAAAAGGAACAATACCATGTTGTGAGTATCACACAGTACTTGAAAACGGCATGGTCACCCTAAAGAGACGAGACACAATACCTGACCGGTGTAATCTGTTGAATTAA